One segment of Streptomyces sp. NBC_01463 DNA contains the following:
- a CDS encoding phosphatase, which translates to MPIPSRAALVDHLVRTRIAGDVATPRDNNLAHYRKLANGDRHYWLGLELGDRWRDEQDVLAVMAERCGVSDDPEHRFGQDTIDPELTVDALERAAARLRKAADGSERVLFATGHPGGLLDVHRLTAAALRTAGCEIMRIPAGLMADEGMVFQFADVAVQERGATLWHTHSPAPMAAILDALEREGRPMPDLVVADHGWAGCAAQRGLDAIGYADCNDPALFLGESEGTLQVAVPLDDHVLDPRFYDPMTDYLLDAAGLL; encoded by the coding sequence ATGCCGATACCCAGCCGCGCCGCCCTCGTCGACCATCTCGTCCGCACGCGTATCGCGGGAGACGTCGCGACCCCGCGCGACAACAACCTCGCCCACTACCGCAAGCTCGCCAACGGCGACCGCCACTACTGGCTGGGTCTCGAGCTCGGCGACCGGTGGCGCGACGAGCAGGACGTCCTGGCGGTGATGGCCGAGCGGTGCGGGGTCAGCGACGACCCGGAGCACCGGTTCGGGCAGGACACCATCGACCCGGAGCTCACGGTCGACGCCCTGGAGCGGGCCGCGGCCCGGCTGCGGAAGGCGGCCGACGGCTCCGAGCGGGTGCTGTTCGCCACCGGTCACCCGGGCGGGCTCCTGGACGTCCACCGGCTGACGGCGGCGGCGCTGCGGACGGCCGGCTGCGAGATCATGCGGATTCCGGCCGGGCTGATGGCGGACGAGGGCATGGTCTTCCAGTTCGCGGACGTCGCCGTGCAGGAGCGCGGCGCGACCCTCTGGCACACCCATTCCCCGGCGCCGATGGCGGCCATCCTGGACGCCCTGGAGCGCGAGGGCCGCCCGATGCCCGACCTGGTCGTGGCCGACCACGGCTGGGCGGGATGCGCGGCGCAGCGCGGTCTGGACGCGATCGGTTACGCGGACTGCAACGACCCGGCGCTGTTCCTGGGGGAGTCCGAGGGCACCCTTCAGGTGGCCGTCCCCCTGGACGACCATGTGCTGGACCCGCGATTCTACGACCCGATGACCGACTACCTCCTGGACGCCGCCGGGCTGCTCTGA
- a CDS encoding TetR/AcrR family transcriptional regulator, whose product MTGRKKDSGKTAPDESLWQRLEQPAAAPRTSLTLERIGAVAVRIADAEGFAAVTMRRLATELGVAPMAAYRHVSGKDDLWALMAERVAAEMRIPDEVTEWREVLRTFGLLTRDTMLRHPWVGQLPTHLFILTPGRLAVAERQLAALDGLGLDEDTMMVAFRTVSAFAHGSAQSEVAVREWTESAGWSSGAETRLGLAPQMMYLMGTGRYPTYQRYGLRATRKDDATWAFETGLDCVLDGIAARLGI is encoded by the coding sequence GTGACCGGCCGGAAGAAGGACAGCGGGAAGACGGCGCCGGACGAGTCGCTCTGGCAGCGCCTGGAACAGCCCGCGGCCGCACCCCGCACCTCGCTCACGCTGGAGCGCATCGGCGCCGTCGCGGTGCGGATCGCCGACGCGGAGGGCTTCGCCGCCGTCACCATGCGCAGGCTCGCCACGGAGCTGGGCGTCGCCCCCATGGCGGCCTACCGCCACGTCTCCGGCAAGGACGACCTGTGGGCGCTGATGGCCGAACGGGTGGCGGCGGAGATGCGCATCCCCGACGAGGTGACCGAGTGGCGCGAGGTGCTGCGCACCTTCGGCCTGCTGACCCGGGACACGATGCTGCGGCACCCCTGGGTGGGACAGCTGCCGACCCACCTCTTCATCCTCACGCCCGGCCGGCTGGCCGTCGCCGAACGGCAGCTGGCGGCGCTCGACGGACTGGGCCTCGACGAGGACACGATGATGGTCGCCTTCCGCACGGTCAGCGCCTTCGCCCACGGCTCGGCGCAGTCGGAGGTGGCGGTGCGGGAGTGGACGGAGTCGGCCGGCTGGTCGTCCGGCGCCGAGACGAGGCTGGGCCTGGCGCCGCAGATGATGTACCTGATGGGGACCGGCCGCTATCCCACGTACCAGCGCTACGGACTGCGGGCGACCCGCAAGGACGACGCGACCTGGGCCTTCGAGACGGGCCTCGACTGCGTCCTGGACGGGATCGCCGCCCGGCTCGGCATCTGA
- the tesB gene encoding acyl-CoA thioesterase II yields the protein MSSALDSLLDLLDLEQIEQDIFRGTSRSAIVPRVFGGQVAAQALVAAGRTVPADRTAHSLHSYFLRMGDPGAPIVYSVDRIRDGRSFTTRRVVAVQHGQPIFHLSASFQTYEEGLEHQADMPAAPDPDTLPTAAEMLPRYADRFSDPGVVDRLVEARAAVDLRYVDAPPFGTVGEPREPRSQVWFRTNGKLADDPLLHVCMATYVSDMTLLDSVLLAHGRGGWAVGDVVGASLDHAMWFHRPFRADEWLLYDQESPSASGGRGLGQARIYTQDGRLAITVIQEGVVRVPRKG from the coding sequence ATGAGCTCAGCACTTGATTCCCTGCTCGATCTGCTCGACCTGGAGCAGATCGAGCAGGACATCTTCCGGGGCACCAGCCGTTCGGCGATCGTGCCCCGCGTCTTCGGCGGACAGGTCGCGGCCCAGGCGCTCGTCGCCGCGGGCCGCACCGTCCCCGCGGACCGGACCGCCCACTCCCTGCACTCCTACTTCCTGCGGATGGGGGACCCGGGAGCGCCGATCGTCTACAGCGTCGACCGCATCCGGGACGGCCGTTCCTTCACCACCCGGCGGGTCGTCGCCGTCCAGCACGGGCAGCCGATCTTCCACCTCTCGGCGTCCTTCCAGACGTACGAGGAGGGGCTGGAGCACCAGGCGGACATGCCGGCCGCGCCCGATCCGGACACGCTGCCGACGGCGGCCGAGATGCTGCCGCGGTACGCGGACCGGTTCAGCGACCCCGGAGTCGTCGACCGGCTGGTCGAGGCGCGGGCCGCGGTCGACCTGCGGTACGTGGACGCCCCGCCGTTCGGCACCGTCGGCGAGCCGCGCGAGCCCCGCTCCCAGGTGTGGTTCCGCACCAACGGCAAGCTGGCCGACGACCCGCTGCTGCACGTCTGCATGGCGACGTACGTCTCCGACATGACGCTGCTCGACTCGGTGCTCCTGGCCCACGGGCGCGGCGGCTGGGCGGTCGGCGACGTGGTGGGGGCGAGCCTGGACCACGCGATGTGGTTCCACCGGCCGTTCCGCGCCGACGAATGGCTGCTGTACGACCAGGAGTCGCCGTCCGCGTCCGGCGGGCGCGGCCTGGGCCAGGCCCGTATCTACACGCAGGACGGCCGGCTGGCGATCACCGTCATCCAGGAGGGCGTGGTCCGGGTCCCCCGGAAGGGCTGA
- a CDS encoding SRPBCC family protein translates to MNSAAKESRHLGVHIARTADEVYAFASDPRNLPAWAHGLGDSITETDGRWVAESSPMGRAVVDFVPHNELGVLDHDVTLPSGETVHNPVRVIGDGTGSEVVFTLRRRPGMSDADFERDADTVAGDLDRLRGLLEPA, encoded by the coding sequence ATGAACAGCGCAGCCAAGGAATCACGCCACCTCGGCGTCCACATCGCCCGCACGGCCGACGAGGTCTACGCCTTCGCGTCGGACCCGCGGAACCTTCCCGCGTGGGCCCACGGCCTGGGTGACTCCATCACGGAGACCGACGGCCGGTGGGTCGCCGAGTCCTCGCCCATGGGAAGGGCCGTGGTGGACTTCGTGCCGCACAACGAGCTGGGCGTCCTCGACCACGACGTCACGCTGCCGTCCGGTGAGACCGTCCACAACCCGGTCCGGGTGATCGGCGACGGCACCGGCAGCGAGGTCGTGTTCACCCTTCGCCGGCGGCCCGGGATGAGCGACGCCGACTTCGAGCGGGACGCCGACACGGTCGCCGGCGACCTGGACCGGCTCCGGGGGCTGCTGGAGCCGGCGTAG
- a CDS encoding NAD(P)H-dependent oxidoreductase, with protein sequence MSSSTRPQLRVAVIVGSTREGRFAPVVTQWLKGHLAQRGDMTTDVVDLTETPLPTVLPAFGEPPAPGTEEALALVSPRLAAADAFVFVTPEYNHSFPASLKNAIDWHNQQWHAKPVAFVSYGGLSGGLRAVEQLRVVMAELNATTIRNTVSFHNAYGQFAEDGTVDDAQVDAAAKALLDQLAWWAHALRDARAATPYTA encoded by the coding sequence ATGTCCAGCAGCACCCGTCCGCAGCTCCGCGTCGCCGTCATCGTCGGCAGCACCCGCGAGGGCCGCTTCGCGCCCGTCGTCACCCAGTGGCTGAAGGGACACCTGGCCCAGCGCGGCGACATGACCACCGATGTCGTCGACCTCACCGAGACCCCGCTGCCCACGGTCCTGCCCGCGTTCGGCGAGCCGCCGGCGCCGGGTACCGAGGAGGCCCTCGCCCTGGTGTCACCGAGGCTCGCGGCGGCCGACGCGTTCGTCTTCGTCACCCCGGAGTACAACCACAGCTTCCCGGCGTCCCTGAAGAACGCCATCGACTGGCACAACCAGCAGTGGCACGCCAAGCCGGTCGCCTTCGTCTCCTACGGCGGCCTCTCCGGCGGCCTGCGGGCCGTGGAGCAGCTCCGCGTCGTGATGGCCGAGCTGAACGCGACGACCATCCGCAACACCGTCAGCTTCCACAACGCCTACGGACAGTTCGCCGAGGACGGCACCGTCGACGACGCCCAGGTCGACGCTGCCGCCAAGGCGCTCCTCGACCAGCTCGCCTGGTGGGCGCACGCACTGCGGGACGCCCGCGCCGCCACCCCGTACACCGCCTGA
- a CDS encoding acyl-CoA dehydrogenase family protein, with protein sequence MRRTVFNEDHEAFRETIRAFIAAEVVPVYDEWFAAGQAPRDFYLKLGELGVFGINVDEEYDGAGIDSHKYEAVIYEETARAGVSFGGSGVHTLLGLPYVKMLATDEQKKRWLPKFTTGEEMWALAMTEPGTGSDVAGMKTSAKLSEDGTHYVLNGAKTFITGGVHADRVIVCARTSAPREDDRRFGISLFAVDTKSAGYSVGRKLDKLGLKVSDTAELAFVDVKVPVEDLLGEENKGFGYLGTNLASERWGIAFGAYAQAAAAVRFAKEYVQDRTVFGKTVASFQNTKFELAACQAEVDAAQAVADRALEALDAGELTAAEAASAKLFCTEVAHRVIDRCLQLHGGYGFMNEYPIARLYADNRVNRIYGGTSEVMKSIIAKSMGL encoded by the coding sequence GTGCGCCGTACGGTATTCAACGAGGACCACGAGGCGTTCCGGGAGACCATCCGCGCCTTCATCGCGGCCGAGGTCGTGCCGGTCTACGACGAGTGGTTCGCCGCCGGCCAGGCACCGCGCGACTTCTATCTCAAGCTCGGTGAGCTGGGCGTCTTCGGCATCAACGTGGACGAGGAGTACGACGGCGCGGGCATCGACTCGCACAAGTACGAAGCCGTCATCTACGAGGAGACCGCCCGTGCGGGCGTGTCCTTCGGCGGCTCCGGCGTGCACACGCTGCTCGGCCTGCCCTACGTCAAGATGCTCGCCACCGACGAGCAGAAGAAGCGCTGGCTGCCGAAGTTCACCACCGGCGAGGAGATGTGGGCCCTCGCGATGACCGAGCCGGGCACCGGTTCCGACGTCGCGGGCATGAAGACCTCCGCCAAGCTCTCCGAGGACGGCACGCACTACGTCCTCAACGGCGCCAAGACCTTCATCACCGGCGGCGTGCACGCCGACCGGGTCATCGTCTGCGCCCGTACCTCCGCCCCGCGCGAGGACGACCGCCGCTTCGGCATCTCCCTGTTCGCCGTCGACACCAAGTCCGCGGGCTACTCGGTCGGCCGCAAGCTCGACAAGCTGGGCCTGAAGGTCTCCGACACCGCCGAGCTGGCGTTCGTCGACGTGAAGGTCCCGGTCGAGGACCTCCTCGGCGAGGAGAACAAGGGCTTCGGCTACCTCGGCACCAACCTGGCCTCCGAGCGCTGGGGCATCGCCTTCGGCGCCTACGCGCAGGCCGCGGCCGCCGTCCGGTTCGCCAAGGAGTACGTGCAGGACCGCACGGTCTTCGGCAAGACCGTCGCCTCCTTCCAGAACACCAAGTTCGAGCTGGCCGCCTGCCAGGCCGAGGTGGACGCGGCCCAGGCCGTCGCCGACCGCGCGCTGGAGGCGCTGGACGCCGGTGAGCTGACCGCCGCCGAGGCCGCCTCCGCGAAGCTGTTCTGCACCGAGGTCGCGCACCGCGTGATCGACCGCTGCCTCCAGCTGCACGGCGGCTACGGCTTCATGAACGAGTACCCGATCGCCCGCCTGTACGCGGACAACCGGGTCAACCGCATCTACGGCGGCACCAGCGAGGTCATGAAGTCGATCATCGCCAAGTCCATGGGCCTGTAG
- a CDS encoding TetR/AcrR family transcriptional regulator has translation MSTHAAARVAAPTRREQILKEAARLFAERGFHGVGVDEIGAAVGISGPGLYRHFPGKDAMLAELLVGISERLLSGGQLRVSEDASGDRSPEALLDALIEGHIDFALDDRPLITLHDRELDRLRDTDRKRVRRLQREYVEVWVAVVRELYPDLPEHEARATVHAVFGLLNSTPHLGRPGALPGRTDTAALLHRLARGAFAAAGEREAG, from the coding sequence ATGAGCACCCATGCCGCCGCCCGCGTCGCGGCCCCCACCCGCCGCGAGCAGATCCTCAAGGAGGCCGCCCGCCTCTTCGCCGAGCGCGGCTTCCACGGCGTCGGCGTCGACGAGATAGGCGCCGCCGTCGGCATCAGCGGCCCCGGCCTCTACCGGCACTTCCCCGGCAAGGACGCGATGCTCGCCGAACTGCTCGTCGGCATCAGCGAGCGGCTGCTGAGCGGCGGGCAGCTGCGGGTCTCCGAGGACGCCTCCGGTGACAGGTCCCCCGAGGCGCTCCTGGACGCGCTCATCGAGGGCCACATCGACTTCGCCCTCGACGACCGCCCTCTGATCACCCTGCACGACCGGGAGCTGGACCGCCTGCGGGACACCGATCGCAAGCGGGTGCGCCGGCTCCAGCGCGAGTACGTCGAGGTGTGGGTCGCCGTCGTCCGCGAGCTCTACCCGGACCTCCCCGAGCACGAGGCCCGCGCCACCGTCCACGCCGTCTTCGGCCTGCTGAACTCGACCCCGCACCTGGGCCGCCCCGGCGCCCTTCCCGGCCGCACGGACACCGCGGCGCTGCTGCACCGGCTGGCGCGGGGCGCCTTCGCCGCCGCGGGGGAGCGCGAGGCCGGCTGA
- a CDS encoding cation diffusion facilitator family transporter has product MSDARADGGESGAGTDTASGGESTFTVIVAAVANLGIAVAKAVAGLISGSSAMLSEAAHSVADTVTEVLLLTALKRSEKPADDEHPLGYGPERYIWAMLASVATFVGGAVFSIYDGIHTLVAGEELGDPLISYLVLAVAFLLEGFSLRTGLRQVRAEAGRLGTPAKRYLRLTPDTAVKAVVMEDSAALAGLLLAAGGLLGGQLSGSGVWDGVASILIGALLVYVAWVLGRSNAQLLIGRPVPAAMRAGVREELLTVPHIIDVLELTTLIQGPSEILIAAKVDFRDVASAEQVEWACEEAEQQLRERYPAIRRVYLDPTPGLEQRRRARAAGGGAVAGDDEDSGGGGLFTDRTEGPR; this is encoded by the coding sequence ATGAGTGACGCACGTGCTGATGGCGGGGAGTCCGGTGCCGGAACGGATACGGCGAGCGGTGGCGAGTCCACGTTCACCGTCATCGTCGCGGCGGTGGCCAACCTCGGCATCGCCGTGGCGAAGGCCGTCGCCGGGCTGATCAGCGGATCGAGCGCGATGCTCTCCGAGGCGGCCCACTCGGTCGCCGACACGGTCACCGAGGTGCTGCTGCTCACCGCGCTCAAGCGCAGCGAGAAGCCCGCCGACGACGAACACCCGCTGGGCTACGGCCCCGAGCGGTACATCTGGGCGATGCTCGCCTCCGTCGCCACGTTCGTCGGCGGCGCGGTCTTCTCGATCTACGACGGCATCCACACCCTGGTCGCGGGCGAGGAGCTCGGCGACCCGCTCATCTCGTACCTCGTGCTCGCCGTCGCCTTCCTGCTGGAGGGCTTCTCCCTGCGCACGGGGCTGCGGCAGGTGCGCGCCGAGGCCGGCCGTCTCGGCACCCCCGCGAAGCGCTACCTCCGGCTCACCCCCGACACCGCGGTCAAGGCCGTCGTGATGGAGGACTCGGCGGCGCTCGCCGGTCTGCTGCTGGCCGCGGGCGGTCTGCTCGGCGGCCAGCTGTCGGGCTCCGGCGTCTGGGACGGTGTCGCGTCGATCCTGATCGGGGCGCTGCTCGTGTACGTGGCCTGGGTGCTCGGCCGGTCCAACGCCCAGCTGCTGATCGGCCGGCCGGTGCCGGCGGCGATGCGTGCGGGGGTGCGCGAGGAACTGCTGACGGTGCCGCACATCATCGACGTACTGGAACTGACCACGCTCATCCAGGGGCCGTCCGAGATCCTGATCGCCGCGAAGGTCGACTTCCGGGACGTGGCCAGCGCCGAGCAGGTCGAGTGGGCCTGCGAGGAGGCGGAGCAGCAGCTGCGGGAGCGGTATCCGGCGATCCGGCGGGTGTATCTGGACCCGACGCCGGGACTGGAACAGCGGCGCCGGGCCCGGGCCGCCGGAGGTGGCGCGGTGGCCGGCGACGACGAGGACAGCGGGGGCGGCGGGCTGTTCACCGACCGGACGGAAGGGCCCCGGTAA